The DNA sequence AGCAGGAGATTGTCAGAGCACAGAACGAGGAACTGGAACGATGTGTTGCGGAACGGGTAGCCGATCTTCAACATTCAAATAAAACCTTACGGGAAGAGATCGAAGCACACCGGAAGAGTGAGAAACAACTACTCCTCTTCCGTACGCTCCTCAACCATTCCAATGACGAGATTTTCGTGATTGATCCCGAACGGGGAACCTTTCTTGATGTTAATGAAAAGACCTGCACGGAACTCGGATACAGTCGCGTGGAACTCCTTTCCAGGAGTGTCATCGATGTCGAACAAACCATTCCGGATCTCGCTGCATGGCAGACTCATGTTAAAGAACTTGCTCATATGGGAACGGCACTCTTCCCGGGGATACACATCCGGAAGGACGGAACGACCTTTCCGGTCGAGGTGAGCGCCTCCTACATCCGGGAAGAAGATACGGCTTATCTTGTAGCGGTCGCCCGAAACATCACGGACCGGAAAAAACTAGAGGCGCAGTTCCTGCAGTCACAGAAAATGGAGGCAATCGGCCGGTTTGCCGGGGGGATCGCTCACGACTTCAACAACCTGCTCACGGCCATTATCGGCTATTCGGAGATGCTCCTCCTCGATCGAACGCCCAAGAGTGGCGATTACGATGAGATCAAAACGATCCGCGAGACGGCAGAACGGGCATCACAACTGACCCGCAGGATCCTCGCCTTCAGCAAAAGGCCGGTAATGGAGCCAACATTGTTCAATCTGAACGATATTCTCCGCGATATGGAGAAGATGCTTACGCGTCTGTTAGGAGAAGATATTGAGTTTCGCTTTGAACCGGATGCAGATCTTCGAACGATCAAGGCCGACCCGGGCCAGGTGGAGCAAGTCCTCCTCAACCTCGTTGTCAATGCACGCGATGCCATGCCCGACGGAGGGAGGTTGACCGTTGCCACGACCAATATCCGACTCGACCCCTCCTATGTCCAGGCCCACCCGGAGATTCGAACAGGTGATTACGTCCTGCTCTCC is a window from the Deltaproteobacteria bacterium genome containing:
- a CDS encoding PAS domain S-box protein, encoding MKHYDKEIVRTSDRQLTEILTINKELTEKSLRMRCLSYLAEVKSELLTQTVYEIGRSKKILQQINLDLTSSHTTLKHQQEIVRAQNEELERCVAERVADLQHSNKTLREEIEAHRKSEKQLLLFRTLLNHSNDEIFVIDPERGTFLDVNEKTCTELGYSRVELLSRSVIDVEQTIPDLAAWQTHVKELAHMGTALFPGIHIRKDGTTFPVEVSASYIREEDTAYLVAVARNITDRKKLEAQFLQSQKMEAIGRFAGGIAHDFNNLLTAIIGYSEMLLLDRTPKSGDYDEIKTIRETAERASQLTRRILAFSKRPVMEPTLFNLNDILRDMEKMLTRLLGEDIEFRFEPDADLRTIKADPGQVEQVLLNLVVNARDAMPDGGRLTVATTNIRLDPSYVQAHPEIRTGDYVLLSVTDTGIGMEEEVRTHIFDPYFTTKEDGTGLGLSTVYGIVRQNGGHLYVYSEIEQGTTFKVYFPVATQGGVTKEVLQKEETSLPHGRETLLVVEDEQTIITLVLQVLESLDYNVRTAMSGEEALRLIAERDRPPDLLITDVILTGIGGPEMAVEMKKKWADLKVLFMSGYADRRIAKLSELPEPMAFLPKPFTPGELARKVREILDG